Proteins found in one Zea mays cultivar B73 chromosome 1, Zm-B73-REFERENCE-NAM-5.0, whole genome shotgun sequence genomic segment:
- the LOC103642122 gene encoding uncharacterized protein: MATDAILETIKPRGSEEQLPVTTAGTGIELRRRISSFSARVRPSSSVAAFRRARSMPSVKALAAAGALRRWWEWGLGWVTAPFATRALELGGGDDDDDDDDEARPLGLGGCRCAGGWRHTLFRLRAGARRLLGRDGRPLKAPAPQDFGYDSVSYKQNFDDGEA; the protein is encoded by the coding sequence ATGGCGACCGACGCGATCCTGGAGACGATCAAGCCGCGGGGGAGCGAGGAGCAGCTGCCGGTGACCACGGCAGGGACCGGGATCGAGCTGCGGCGGCGCATCTCCTCCTTCTCGGCGCGCGTGAGGCCGTCGTCCTCCGTGGCGGCGTTCCGGCGCGCGCGGTCGATGCCCTCCGTCAAGGCGCTGGCGGCGGCGGGCGCGCTGCGGCGGTGGTGGGAGTGGGGGCTCGGGTGGGTCACGGCACCGTTCGCGACCCGCGCGCTggagctcggcggcggcgacgacgacgacgacgacgacgacgaggcgCGGCCGCTAGGCCTGGGCGGGTGCCGGTGCGCCGGCGGGTGGCGGCACACCCTCTTCAGGCTCCGCGCCGGGGCGCGCCGCCTGCTGGGGCGCGACGGCCGCCCGCTCaaggcccccgcgccgcaggactTCGGGTACGACTCCGTCAGCTACAAGCAGAACTTCGACGACGGCGAGGCGTGA
- the LOC100279120 gene encoding uncharacterized protein LOC100279120 — MGVTYQRLLSQGSQSQRPRGGGVRARAWVLLRWAAVRLSCAARRRYWCGGAGRARKLAWAGLCGRGGTAAERKGGSGRRSATAGGGAGAGAGAGVLGYDSASYARNFDDGAWKAEEGVSWAGPGGAFFPGANIGGAAVDTARL; from the coding sequence ATGGGTGTAACGTACCAGCGGCTGCTCTCGCAGGGGAGCCAGAGCCAGCGTCCGCGGGGCGGCGGCGTGCGGGCGCGGGCGTGGGTGCTGCTGCGGTGGGCGGCCGTGCGGCTGAGCTGCGCGGCGAGGCGGCGGTACTGGTGCGGCGGCGCAGGCCGCGCGCGGAAGCTGGCGTGGGCGGGGCTCTGCGGAAGAGGCGGCACGGCGGCGGAAAGGAAGGGCGGCAGCGGCAGGAGGAGTGCCACGGCGGGCGGCGGGGCCGGGGCCGGAGCCGGAGCCGGGGTGCTGGGGTACGACTCCGCCAGCTACGCGCGCAACTTCGATGACGGTGCGTGGAAGGCCGAGGAGGGCGTGTCCTGGGCCGGCCCCGGCGGCGCGTTCTTCCCCGGCGCCAACATCGGCGGCGCGGCCGTGGACACCGCCCGCCTGTGA